The following are from one region of the Paenibacillus sp. KS-LC4 genome:
- a CDS encoding carbohydrate ABC transporter permease, with product MSVSDANIGSNKSLKSGQLDRQLLAIIGYTSLTVLSVLCILPFILIVSSSLTEESTIVREGYQFFPTAFSVEPYKILFKYPEQMIRAYGVTISVTVIGTAIGLFLTAMTAYCLSRKDFKWRNFFSFFFFFTTLFSGGLVPWYLLIVNYLHMKDTGLALIVPLLLNVFYIIVMKSFMSNIPEAIVESAKIDGAGDFLIFMRLILPLSKPALATIGLFLALGYWNDWYNALLFVADDKLMPLQYYLYKMLGNMDGMRKAMMGSGAVVTTSLPSEGLKMAMTVVASGPILLAYPFIQKYFVKGLTIGAVKG from the coding sequence ATGAGTGTATCTGATGCTAATATCGGCAGTAACAAGTCTCTGAAAAGCGGTCAGCTTGACCGCCAGCTTCTTGCCATAATCGGCTATACATCCTTAACCGTACTGTCGGTTCTGTGCATATTGCCTTTTATTCTAATCGTATCCTCTTCGTTAACGGAGGAAAGCACGATAGTGCGTGAGGGATATCAATTTTTCCCTACTGCCTTCTCGGTGGAGCCTTATAAAATCCTGTTCAAATATCCTGAGCAAATGATTCGGGCGTATGGGGTCACCATCTCCGTTACCGTTATCGGTACGGCGATCGGCCTGTTTCTGACCGCAATGACCGCCTATTGCTTATCGCGTAAAGATTTCAAGTGGCGTAATTTTTTCTCCTTCTTCTTTTTCTTTACGACGCTGTTCAGCGGCGGGCTTGTGCCTTGGTACCTGCTCATCGTCAATTATCTCCATATGAAGGATACGGGGCTGGCGCTCATTGTGCCGCTGCTGCTGAACGTGTTTTATATCATCGTCATGAAATCGTTTATGAGCAACATACCAGAAGCGATTGTTGAATCGGCTAAAATTGATGGCGCAGGCGATTTTCTCATTTTCATGAGACTTATTCTTCCGCTGTCCAAGCCTGCGCTCGCAACGATCGGTCTCTTCCTTGCTCTTGGCTATTGGAATGATTGGTATAATGCCCTGCTGTTCGTTGCGGACGACAAGCTGATGCCGCTGCAATATTATTTGTACAAAATGTTGGGCAACATGGATGGTATGCGCAAGGCAATGATGGGCTCAGGCGCTGTTGTGACGACAAGCCTGCCGTCAGAAGGTCTTAAGATGGCAATGACGGTTGTAGCCAGCGGTCCGATCCTGCTTGCTTATCCCTTCATCCAGAAGTATTTTGTAAAAGGCTTGACGATTGGCGCAGTGAAAGGATAA
- a CDS encoding fibronectin type III domain-containing protein — protein MRWKSGLAKWVLCLSLVVTFFSFQTNTYAATVGSTKLTQAEAGWQRFDDSDNHFVYSGTTTFVSGNNKYYNNTLTNLLADGSKVTFKFEGTKIRIIGSRNPDKSDSMKITIDGTDYTFKAKGAEQTQTLLYENTTLQNGIHDVTVTYVAANSSSNFVFDAVDIDATGKLVSLPKATTNLQAVPVSETQQIALTWSTVGESTYYNVFRSVTPGGPYSQIATNVDGTSYNDQNVVQGVTYYYVITAINNVGTSGYSNESSAALEETGRAILTIIMTNGLEKEYDLTIQEVNAFIAWYDAKASGTGPAKYAFNKSWNKGPFNSRTEYIIHDKILVFNVDQYS, from the coding sequence ATGCGTTGGAAGAGTGGATTAGCGAAGTGGGTATTATGTTTAAGTTTAGTGGTAACTTTTTTTTCATTTCAAACCAATACATATGCGGCGACTGTTGGCAGTACCAAGCTAACGCAAGCTGAAGCTGGTTGGCAAAGGTTTGACGATTCTGACAATCACTTTGTTTATAGTGGCACTACAACGTTTGTAAGTGGGAATAACAAATATTACAACAATACACTAACTAACTTGCTAGCTGATGGATCGAAAGTTACCTTCAAATTTGAGGGAACAAAGATCAGAATTATAGGGTCACGGAATCCGGATAAATCTGATTCAATGAAAATAACAATTGACGGAACGGACTACACGTTTAAAGCTAAAGGGGCCGAGCAAACTCAAACCCTTCTATATGAAAATACTACATTACAAAATGGCATCCATGACGTTACGGTTACCTATGTTGCGGCCAATTCTTCTTCTAACTTTGTATTTGACGCTGTAGATATTGATGCTACTGGGAAATTGGTATCTTTGCCTAAAGCAACAACTAACCTTCAAGCAGTACCTGTATCCGAAACACAACAAATTGCTCTCACTTGGAGTACTGTTGGCGAATCGACCTACTATAATGTATTTCGTTCCGTGACACCGGGAGGACCTTATAGTCAAATAGCTACCAACGTAGATGGAACAAGCTATAATGATCAAAATGTTGTCCAAGGAGTAACTTACTATTATGTAATAACTGCTATTAATAATGTAGGAACAAGTGGTTATTCAAATGAAAGCTCCGCAGCTCTTGAAGAAACAGGTAGAGCCATTTTGACAATCATTATGACAAATGGTCTTGAGAAAGAATATGATTTAACGATTCAAGAAGTAAATGCTTTTATTGCTTGGTATGATGCGAAAGCATCTGGGACAGGTCCTGCAAAATATGCGTTTAATAAAAGCTGGAATAAAGGACCATTTAATAGCCGTACCGAGTATATCATTCATGATAAAATTCTTGTATTTAATGTAGATCAATATTCATAA
- a CDS encoding histidine kinase, with protein sequence MKSFQLSKLYIPFTYKMMIPYMALVLLTDVLVGYISYTMLVQSRTEMAETNIRTALEQTRNNIVYQMDEIERISSTLFSSLTFQNALQNTGEPLEMMLKMKDDIIPQMRAPLQLYGNNIRLAVYTVDEKLYEVPGDDMDKPIQRKDYYVLSVHQIENTDWFKSLQASNQDNLWIQLASDRKLENVSHFRKLVSSSGIASVIGYVRVTARFDELLGNFDTFPIDQGISLRLLNTQSGEVMYTRGLTSDQSKSSSYLSVRENIPGTPFVIETLVPHAYLNKDASRMQKVIFAVCLISFLVMVFIGYIVARLSGKKMKRIVTLVRSFQEGNFHKRIGFTGNDEFVHIANSFNQMATSIQELIKNVYVQGIQKKQAELDVLQAQISPHFLYNTLSTIGSLANLGETDKVTAMVQGLSKFYRLTLNGGNVYITLEKELEQVKTYLDIQRVKYADTFEVYYDIEPDILQTPMIKLILQPFVENIFKHAWFGKRIAIRITGRRLGDRIELKIIDTGIGMRPDTLKKMLSNTSLPVPAPAGQTDKVEEAKSDKYGLKNVEERIKLRYGTDFGIQIGSHYGAGTTVQIILPVESAEMREDAEGAWL encoded by the coding sequence ATGAAGAGCTTCCAGCTGAGCAAGCTGTATATACCATTTACGTATAAAATGATGATTCCTTATATGGCGCTTGTATTGCTGACGGATGTGCTGGTCGGCTATATATCTTATACGATGCTCGTTCAGTCACGAACGGAGATGGCGGAGACGAACATTCGCACCGCTCTCGAGCAGACACGCAATAATATTGTATACCAGATGGACGAAATTGAGCGCATATCGAGCACGCTTTTTAGCAGCTTAACGTTTCAGAATGCGCTTCAAAACACAGGCGAGCCGCTGGAAATGATGCTGAAAATGAAGGATGACATCATCCCGCAGATGAGAGCGCCGCTCCAGCTGTATGGCAATAATATCAGGCTTGCCGTCTACACCGTAGACGAGAAATTGTACGAGGTGCCCGGCGATGATATGGACAAGCCGATTCAACGAAAAGACTATTACGTGCTGTCGGTGCACCAAATCGAGAATACGGACTGGTTCAAGTCGCTCCAAGCCTCCAATCAGGATAATCTTTGGATCCAGCTGGCTTCCGACCGCAAGCTGGAAAACGTTTCGCATTTTCGGAAGCTGGTGTCCTCCAGCGGCATAGCCTCGGTTATCGGCTATGTGCGTGTGACGGCCCGCTTCGATGAACTGCTTGGCAACTTCGATACGTTTCCGATTGATCAAGGCATCAGCTTGCGGCTTCTAAACACCCAATCAGGCGAGGTCATGTATACGCGCGGCCTAACCAGCGACCAGTCTAAATCCTCCTCCTACCTGAGTGTAAGAGAGAATATACCCGGAACGCCATTCGTCATTGAAACGCTTGTGCCGCATGCCTATTTAAACAAGGACGCCAGCCGTATGCAAAAGGTTATTTTCGCCGTGTGCTTAATCAGCTTTCTAGTCATGGTGTTTATTGGCTACATCGTTGCCCGGCTTTCCGGCAAAAAGATGAAGCGAATCGTCACCTTGGTTCGCTCCTTCCAAGAGGGGAATTTTCATAAGCGAATCGGCTTTACCGGCAATGACGAGTTTGTCCACATCGCCAATTCCTTCAACCAAATGGCGACGAGCATTCAAGAGCTGATTAAAAATGTCTACGTGCAGGGCATTCAGAAAAAGCAGGCGGAGCTGGACGTGCTGCAAGCGCAGATCAGCCCTCATTTTTTGTATAACACGCTCTCGACGATTGGCAGCTTGGCTAATTTGGGCGAGACGGACAAGGTGACGGCGATGGTTCAAGGGCTGTCGAAGTTTTACCGTTTAACGCTAAATGGCGGCAATGTGTACATTACGCTGGAGAAGGAGCTTGAGCAGGTAAAGACGTATTTGGACATTCAGCGGGTAAAATATGCCGATACGTTCGAGGTTTATTACGATATCGAGCCGGACATTTTGCAAACGCCAATGATTAAGCTGATTTTACAGCCCTTTGTCGAAAATATATTTAAGCATGCCTGGTTTGGCAAAAGGATAGCCATTCGCATAACGGGCAGGCGGCTGGGCGACCGCATTGAGCTGAAAATTATTGATACCGGCATCGGAATGCGACCGGATACGCTGAAGAAAATGCTCTCCAATACGTCCTTGCCTGTACCTGCTCCTGCGGGACAAACGGATAAAGTGGAAGAGGCTAAATCGGATAAATATGGTCTGAAAAACGTCGAAGAGCGAATTAAGCTTCGCTATGGCACGGATTTTGGCATTCAAATTGGCAGTCATTATGGCGCGGGCACAACGGTGCAAATTATTCTTCCGGTCGAAAGCGCCGAGATGCGGGAGGATGCAGAAGGGGCTTGGCTATAG
- a CDS encoding iron ABC transporter permease: MNDNPNNEATIGMVWRVIGIFGGGLAALFVLSLLSFCFGEAKIPAATVLDGLLSRQDVMEHNLLWDIRMPRTVIGILAGAALAAAGALLQTITKNPLAASDTLGINAGAYFMVVLGVVAFPALQQQFPFLLAAAGGLLAALIAYFLSGGRKATPIRLALSGMIVSMVLGAFTTAIHIFKQTETQNLFLWGSGSLIQLNWSGVEYAWPFVIALLGIAMLAGRQFDALELDESTARSLGQRVDLIRAMGLGLSVLLAAIVVSVVGPIGFVGLVAPHLVRLSGIRKHRLLIPASALWGALLITAADVLARMVRSNLGEMPVGAVMAIIGAPWLIWLVLTKMKNISGSGSGQSSMNIGGVALRMRFAPTAISMTVLLIVIILVSLSLGGSRIPIADLLGGLVGGGDSSYSVLLKLRLPRTLVAAGGGIALAISGVLIQSAVRNPLADASIIGVTSGAGFGALIVLVALPNATIFALPLAAIAGGIFAAAFVFFLAWRKSLNPSVLILLGIAVSAIGSAGIQAMIVKASLWNSTALIWLTGTTYGRGWNQFYSMLLFLLILLPVAYYLGRKFDLLAFGDESSIGLGLPVRGTRLWAMIIGVLLAAGAVASVGTIGFLGLMAPHVVRMMIGHHTRRSIILSGLLGSLLLVIADTLGRTIMAPKEIPSGLIIMLIGSPYFLFLMYRSVVRRF; the protein is encoded by the coding sequence ATGAACGATAATCCTAACAATGAAGCTACTATCGGAATGGTCTGGCGGGTAATTGGAATTTTTGGGGGCGGCCTTGCCGCCCTTTTCGTGTTATCTCTGCTTAGTTTTTGCTTCGGGGAAGCTAAAATTCCGGCAGCCACCGTGTTAGATGGATTGCTCAGCCGTCAGGATGTGATGGAGCATAATCTGCTGTGGGATATCCGCATGCCGCGCACGGTTATTGGCATTTTGGCCGGAGCTGCGCTCGCTGCGGCTGGCGCCTTACTGCAAACGATAACGAAAAACCCGCTCGCTGCCTCAGATACACTAGGCATCAATGCCGGGGCATACTTTATGGTTGTCCTTGGCGTGGTAGCTTTTCCTGCTCTACAGCAGCAATTCCCTTTTTTACTGGCGGCGGCCGGGGGCTTACTGGCGGCGTTAATTGCCTATTTCCTGAGCGGCGGCCGGAAGGCTACGCCAATTAGGCTAGCTTTATCAGGCATGATCGTATCTATGGTGCTTGGAGCGTTTACTACGGCCATTCATATTTTTAAGCAGACGGAAACGCAAAATTTATTTTTATGGGGCTCAGGCTCCTTAATTCAGCTGAACTGGAGCGGAGTCGAATATGCATGGCCCTTCGTCATTGCCCTGCTCGGAATCGCGATGCTCGCCGGAAGGCAATTTGATGCCTTGGAGCTAGATGAGTCTACGGCTCGCTCGCTTGGGCAGCGCGTAGACCTAATACGGGCAATGGGGCTTGGCCTCTCGGTACTGCTGGCTGCGATTGTAGTCAGTGTCGTTGGTCCGATCGGCTTCGTTGGTCTGGTCGCGCCCCATCTTGTCCGGCTTAGCGGTATTCGCAAGCATCGCTTGCTTATTCCTGCCAGCGCATTGTGGGGAGCACTGCTTATTACGGCGGCGGATGTACTTGCTCGAATGGTGCGGAGCAATTTAGGGGAAATGCCGGTTGGCGCGGTCATGGCGATTATTGGAGCGCCTTGGCTCATCTGGCTCGTACTGACCAAGATGAAAAATATATCCGGTTCGGGCTCCGGGCAGTCATCTATGAACATCGGCGGGGTAGCGCTGCGTATGCGCTTCGCTCCGACTGCGATATCCATGACCGTGCTGCTCATCGTTATCATCCTCGTCAGCTTGTCGCTTGGAGGATCGAGAATACCGATTGCCGATTTGCTGGGCGGCCTCGTCGGTGGAGGAGACTCATCCTATTCCGTACTGTTGAAATTAAGGCTTCCGCGTACACTCGTTGCAGCTGGTGGGGGGATAGCGCTTGCTATAAGCGGCGTCTTAATTCAAAGCGCCGTCCGAAATCCGCTGGCTGATGCCTCAATTATTGGCGTGACGTCAGGGGCGGGGTTTGGCGCACTAATCGTGCTGGTTGCGCTGCCGAATGCAACAATCTTTGCTCTTCCGCTGGCGGCAATTGCTGGTGGAATTTTTGCCGCAGCCTTTGTCTTTTTCTTAGCTTGGCGCAAATCTTTAAATCCGTCTGTTCTTATTTTGCTGGGCATCGCCGTATCGGCAATCGGCTCTGCGGGCATACAGGCGATGATCGTCAAGGCGAGCCTTTGGAATAGTACAGCTCTCATTTGGTTAACGGGCACAACGTATGGGAGAGGCTGGAATCAATTTTATAGCATGCTGCTGTTTCTGCTTATCCTTTTACCGGTTGCCTACTATTTGGGCCGAAAATTCGATTTGCTGGCGTTTGGCGACGAAAGCTCGATTGGCCTTGGCCTGCCGGTTCGAGGAACGCGGCTTTGGGCGATGATTATCGGCGTATTGCTGGCAGCGGGAGCTGTTGCGAGCGTAGGTACGATAGGTTTTCTCGGGCTTATGGCACCGCATGTTGTGCGCATGATGATTGGGCATCACACGAGACGGTCTATTATTTTGTCTGGACTGCTCGGCAGCTTGCTGCTCGTCATAGCCGACACGCTCGGTAGAACGATCATGGCGCCGAAAGAAATTCCATCAGGCCTAATTATTATGCTGATCGGCAGTCCGTATTTCCTATTCCTTATGTACCGCTCGGTAGTTAGGAGGTTTTAG
- a CDS encoding ABC transporter permease subunit, producing MKRHGFIQDVIKYRAILLMLLPAVLFFLLFAYIPMAGIIIAFKHYDYAGGIFGSAWNGLDNFRFFFESGDAWRITRNTALYNIAFIVVNNVLQIFTAILLFEVGGKWFRKIAQSILFLPYFISWVVVGAIAYNLLSFDIGTVNSLLRNIGMEPIDIYNTPAYWPIILVLVAAWKTLGYGTIMYLAAITSIDTEMYEAAEIDGANIFQRIFKVTIPNLYPTVIILVLLAVGNIFKGDFGMFYNMVGNNGVLFSSTDVIDTFVFRSLITSNDIGMSAAAGVYQSVLGFTTIMLFNYAVRKYDKDRALF from the coding sequence ATGAAGCGACACGGATTTATACAGGATGTCATCAAATATCGGGCTATTTTGCTCATGCTGCTGCCAGCCGTTTTATTTTTTCTACTGTTTGCTTATATACCGATGGCGGGTATTATTATTGCTTTCAAGCATTATGATTATGCCGGCGGAATTTTCGGCAGCGCGTGGAATGGGCTGGACAACTTTCGGTTTTTCTTTGAATCGGGCGATGCCTGGCGCATAACAAGAAATACGGCGCTCTATAATATTGCTTTTATTGTAGTCAACAATGTGCTGCAAATTTTCACGGCGATTTTGCTGTTTGAGGTTGGGGGCAAATGGTTCCGCAAAATCGCTCAGTCGATTTTATTCCTGCCTTACTTTATTTCCTGGGTTGTCGTGGGCGCGATTGCCTACAACCTGCTTAGCTTTGACATTGGAACGGTTAATTCCCTGCTCAGAAATATAGGGATGGAGCCCATTGATATTTATAATACGCCTGCCTACTGGCCGATTATTCTCGTACTGGTCGCGGCGTGGAAAACGCTAGGTTATGGTACGATTATGTATTTGGCGGCGATTACGAGCATTGATACCGAAATGTATGAGGCCGCGGAAATTGATGGCGCGAACATTTTTCAGCGTATTTTCAAGGTAACGATTCCTAATTTATATCCGACCGTCATTATATTGGTGCTGCTGGCAGTGGGCAATATTTTCAAAGGTGATTTTGGGATGTTTTACAATATGGTCGGCAATAATGGTGTGTTGTTCTCGTCTACTGATGTTATTGATACATTCGTATTCAGGTCACTCATCACTTCGAATGACATTGGCATGTCGGCCGCTGCGGGGGTTTATCAATCGGTGCTCGGATTTACCACCATTATGCTGTTTAACTATGCCGTTCGCAAGTATGACAAAGATCGCGCCTTATTCTAG
- a CDS encoding ABC transporter substrate-binding protein, whose product MNRRLVGLIMLIVVMLVVAGCGSNTANTSTAEGTATDQAAAANSNGESAAAGPIVLKDAKGEVKLDKPAQKVVVLEWTFTEDVIALGVQPVGNADNAQYKLYVTSEAPLDENVTDVGMRDAPNLETIAALKPDLIIANTNSHEAIYDQLKGIAPTLIFSLYPLEGDINQYDQMEEVFKTIAAAVGKTEEGTKVLADLDAHYADAKAKLAAAGKGGFNYVLTQAYSYQNAATLRLFTDNSLAVQTLDRIGLKNDWKSEKFEVYGFSTSTVEALPAVQDTNLIYIVQKDDNIFSKELKDNSVWNGLTFVKEKRIYGLDSATWVFGGPISSKVIVDEVVNTLTK is encoded by the coding sequence ATGAACAGAAGGCTAGTAGGTTTAATTATGCTTATCGTTGTAATGCTCGTCGTAGCAGGCTGTGGATCTAACACTGCGAATACTTCGACAGCAGAAGGAACTGCAACTGATCAGGCAGCTGCTGCAAATTCGAATGGGGAGTCCGCTGCGGCTGGACCAATTGTATTAAAGGATGCTAAAGGCGAGGTTAAGCTGGATAAGCCCGCGCAAAAGGTTGTCGTACTAGAGTGGACATTTACGGAGGATGTGATTGCGCTTGGCGTGCAGCCAGTTGGTAATGCCGATAACGCACAATATAAGCTGTATGTGACATCAGAAGCTCCACTGGATGAAAATGTGACGGATGTTGGTATGCGTGACGCACCGAATCTGGAGACAATTGCGGCTTTGAAGCCCGATTTGATTATAGCGAATACGAATAGCCACGAAGCGATTTATGATCAATTGAAAGGCATTGCGCCAACGTTGATTTTTAGTCTATACCCGCTTGAAGGGGATATCAATCAATACGACCAGATGGAAGAAGTGTTCAAAACGATTGCAGCTGCTGTTGGCAAAACAGAGGAAGGCACTAAAGTTCTAGCTGACCTCGATGCGCATTATGCGGATGCAAAGGCTAAGCTAGCTGCGGCAGGAAAGGGCGGCTTCAACTACGTGCTGACGCAAGCGTACAGCTACCAAAATGCAGCGACGCTGCGCCTTTTTACCGACAACTCGCTTGCCGTACAAACGCTGGATCGGATTGGTCTGAAAAATGATTGGAAATCGGAAAAATTTGAGGTTTACGGATTTAGCACCTCGACGGTTGAAGCGCTGCCGGCGGTTCAAGACACCAATCTGATTTATATTGTTCAAAAGGATGATAATATTTTTTCGAAAGAACTAAAGGATAACTCAGTTTGGAACGGTCTTACCTTCGTTAAGGAGAAACGCATTTACGGACTTGATAGCGCGACCTGGGTGTTCGGCGGTCCAATTTCCTCGAAAGTAATCGTGGATGAAGTTGTGAATACATTAACGAAATGA
- a CDS encoding ABC transporter substrate-binding protein → MQKKKKVVIPAVALTLAMVLGACGNGGNTGTEASTAPASGANSSAAQSQTKDGVDISKEVKLKMVFVGPKPVDYDAVFAEINKKLKEKINATVDAEFLDWSDWAQKYPLKLAANEDFDLIYSANWAGYNDQALKGGFLELTDDMLSKYMPETWKAMDKVGWDQAKVNGKLYMVPQNRGESVEKLILYREDLRKKYNLPAIDSPEAYANYLKTIAQNEKGITPFTPETGDWKLHNLDRILLKQQNDWNMLDFDLPIGFKLTDEAGKVFNVYETKEFKDLLYYYKDLADNNAWSKNVLNNKNDHQQDFKEGKTASITHNLGTLGSLMALMRMEKSPYELALADITPNTKKSNAVSTQNGVSVHATSKNPERALMFVDLMQNDRELHDLVQYGIPGVHFTAVGDDKYDTTDKSVNFTGFSSWGFNSPLNRDNASFPEEATALTKDWEGKVYHYPLETFVFDNSKVKTEVANVGNVMLRFAIPLEYGAIKDVDKGLEDLNKQVKAAGIDKILAEVQSQIDAFLVAKK, encoded by the coding sequence ATGCAAAAGAAGAAAAAAGTCGTTATACCGGCGGTAGCCTTAACTTTAGCCATGGTTCTTGGAGCATGCGGCAACGGTGGCAATACAGGAACAGAAGCAAGCACTGCGCCAGCGTCAGGCGCCAATTCTTCCGCTGCGCAGTCACAGACGAAGGACGGCGTAGATATTTCCAAAGAGGTTAAGCTGAAAATGGTGTTTGTCGGCCCGAAGCCGGTTGATTATGATGCCGTATTCGCAGAAATTAATAAAAAGCTCAAGGAAAAAATCAATGCGACGGTCGATGCCGAATTTCTGGATTGGTCCGATTGGGCGCAAAAATATCCGCTGAAGCTGGCGGCGAATGAAGATTTTGACCTTATCTATTCTGCGAACTGGGCGGGCTATAACGATCAGGCGCTCAAAGGCGGCTTTCTGGAGCTGACCGACGATATGCTGTCCAAATATATGCCGGAAACGTGGAAAGCGATGGACAAGGTAGGCTGGGATCAAGCGAAAGTAAACGGCAAGCTGTACATGGTTCCGCAAAACAGAGGCGAATCGGTAGAGAAGCTGATTTTATACCGGGAGGACCTGCGTAAAAAATACAACCTTCCTGCTATCGACAGCCCGGAAGCCTATGCTAACTATTTGAAAACAATTGCTCAAAACGAGAAGGGCATTACGCCATTCACACCGGAAACTGGCGATTGGAAGCTGCACAATTTAGACCGCATTCTGCTCAAGCAGCAAAATGACTGGAATATGCTCGATTTCGACCTGCCGATCGGCTTTAAGCTGACGGATGAAGCAGGTAAAGTGTTTAATGTCTATGAAACAAAGGAATTCAAGGATTTGCTGTATTACTACAAAGATCTTGCTGACAATAACGCCTGGTCAAAAAACGTATTAAACAATAAAAATGACCATCAGCAGGATTTCAAGGAAGGCAAAACAGCATCTATTACGCATAATTTGGGAACGCTCGGCTCTCTCATGGCATTGATGCGCATGGAAAAATCGCCTTATGAGCTTGCGCTTGCGGACATTACGCCAAATACGAAAAAATCGAATGCCGTATCGACACAAAACGGCGTTTCTGTCCATGCTACCTCCAAAAATCCGGAGCGTGCGCTGATGTTTGTGGACCTGATGCAAAATGACAGAGAGCTTCATGACTTGGTGCAATACGGCATTCCTGGCGTGCATTTCACAGCCGTAGGTGACGATAAATACGATACGACAGATAAAAGCGTGAACTTCACAGGCTTCTCCAGCTGGGGCTTCAATTCGCCGCTTAACCGTGACAACGCGTCCTTCCCAGAGGAAGCAACTGCGCTCACGAAGGATTGGGAAGGAAAGGTTTACCACTACCCGCTGGAAACCTTCGTTTTTGACAACAGCAAGGTGAAGACGGAGGTGGCGAACGTCGGCAATGTAATGCTCCGCTTTGCTATTCCACTGGAATATGGCGCGATTAAAGATGTAGACAAAGGCCTTGAGGATTTGAACAAGCAGGTGAAAGCGGCCGGTATTGATAAAATTCTCGCAGAGGTGCAAAGCCAAATTGATGCTTTTCTAGTAGCGAAAAAATAA
- a CDS encoding response regulator, whose amino-acid sequence MDISLLLVDDEAIDLEWLRRRVVGNERLQLQDVSVATSGFEALEMMEQKRIDLILSDIRMPIMSGMEFARRAKAINPMAHLVFISGHQDFSYAREAIQLNASGYLLKPVDDTELHDMLLELCNKIEQERLQSQSLTETLTLVHQELLLRWFNEPTSGRVEQHLHSFLTPLLQGGAAVAIIEIDDMEWKLGKMTADERRSLTAEMALFIRTFVDRHQVGTLLTSYDYHFVLLATVQEAECKALLEKLVQAFNEAFPYSITIGAGMHTTVIAKLHDAYQQAQAALSIKWIVGKNRLIHDAASWSPKAAMAYSLEETVDRMLRAMLEYDLTTVDDCLRELFSGDQPLTGKNDIYDLIIRITSKLHADLQQMNEHLYEILKWDSHQPFVLFQFETVHDILSWLRRRFFELSELLYLKKQRQKRKLIEEIALYVEQRLDQKITLNEVAAHFDFTPNYLGQLFKAETNTLFSDFLSELRMKHVCKLLEDPTKKIYEIAELAGYKNIIYFNRQFKQQVGMSPGEYRKKHNI is encoded by the coding sequence ATGGACATTAGTTTATTGCTCGTGGATGATGAGGCGATTGATTTGGAATGGCTCCGGCGACGGGTAGTCGGCAATGAGCGCCTGCAATTGCAGGATGTGTCTGTTGCAACTAGCGGGTTCGAGGCGCTGGAAATGATGGAGCAGAAGCGCATCGACCTGATTCTCTCGGATATTCGTATGCCGATTATGTCGGGGATGGAATTTGCCCGCAGGGCGAAGGCGATTAACCCGATGGCGCATCTTGTTTTTATAAGCGGCCATCAGGATTTTAGCTACGCGAGAGAAGCGATTCAACTGAACGCCTCCGGCTATTTGCTTAAGCCAGTTGACGATACCGAGCTGCATGATATGCTGCTGGAGCTGTGCAACAAAATTGAGCAGGAGCGGCTGCAAAGCCAGTCGCTGACCGAGACGCTGACGCTGGTGCATCAGGAGCTGCTGCTGCGCTGGTTCAACGAGCCGACATCTGGGCGGGTGGAGCAGCATCTTCACAGCTTTCTTACACCGCTGCTGCAAGGCGGAGCAGCCGTTGCCATTATTGAAATAGATGATATGGAGTGGAAGCTGGGCAAGATGACAGCGGATGAGCGGCGTTCCTTAACAGCGGAAATGGCTTTGTTTATTCGCACCTTTGTTGACCGTCATCAGGTGGGGACGCTTTTGACTAGCTATGACTATCATTTTGTGCTGCTGGCGACGGTGCAGGAGGCGGAATGCAAGGCGCTGCTTGAAAAGCTGGTGCAAGCGTTTAATGAAGCCTTTCCCTATTCTATTACGATTGGCGCCGGCATGCATACAACGGTTATTGCCAAGCTCCATGACGCCTATCAGCAGGCACAGGCAGCTCTAAGCATCAAATGGATTGTCGGGAAAAACAGGCTCATTCACGATGCAGCATCCTGGTCGCCTAAAGCAGCGATGGCATATAGCCTTGAGGAGACGGTAGACCGAATGCTGCGGGCGATGCTGGAATATGATCTGACGACGGTGGATGATTGCCTGCGGGAGCTGTTTAGCGGCGACCAGCCGCTAACAGGGAAAAACGACATCTACGATCTCATCATTCGCATTACGTCCAAGCTGCATGCGGATCTCCAGCAAATGAATGAGCATTTATATGAAATTTTAAAATGGGATTCCCATCAGCCGTTTGTGTTGTTTCAATTTGAGACGGTGCACGACATTCTCTCCTGGCTAAGAAGGCGGTTTTTCGAGCTGTCCGAGCTGCTGTATTTGAAGAAGCAGCGGCAGAAGCGGAAGCTGATTGAAGAAATCGCACTGTATGTGGAGCAGCGGCTCGATCAGAAAATTACGCTCAATGAGGTGGCGGCCCACTTTGATTTTACGCCGAACTACTTGGGTCAGCTGTTCAAAGCCGAGACGAATACGCTGTTTAGCGATTTTCTAAGCGAGCTGCGTATGAAGCATGTGTGCAAGCTGCTGGAGGACCCGACTAAGAAGATCTATGAAATTGCCGAGCTGGCTGGCTATAAAAATATTATTTATTTTAATCGCCAATTCAAGCAGCAGGTTGGCATGTCGCCGGGGGAATATCGGAAAAAACATAACATTTAA